TAGAACAGATTCCCCCATGTCATGCCCACGACCACGACCACAGCCACACCCACACCTGCCCATCCCTTCCAGCGGACACTGGGTGAAAAATAACCAACAAGAGACATAACTCAATCAAGCAAAAGATATTATATACAAGCCCAAAGCATACTCCTTATACACAGAACTACAGAAGCATATAGCATATAACTGGCAAATCAAATACGAGTAAGGTGCTCAGGATGGCATCCCGTTGGTGATCAGAGATCCGTGATCAGTGATTCGTAGTCCCGGTCCCCTATACGTTTAGTGTACGGTGTAAAGAGTTCGTTATGCGTTCGATCAgataatatgaaaatatacaatacactgaaattatataaataaacgtTTTTGCGATACTTTCGATCTCCGATATATCCACATAAGTACGTATTATGTATACCTATGTATAATCAGCAATCGCgatattacaatattattgtaaaatatttcaatttacaaGCCAGACaaaccaaaagcaaaattatatacatattattcaTCTGTATTTATTAACGATAATTGTAACGCGCTTAGGTTTACTCAACACAATAAACAGAACAGAACCGGACCGGACCGGACTTAAAAAGGATATTACAATAGGTGCACCAACAGACGGACTCGGACTGCAGACAACATTTGACTCAAAACATGATGAAAGAattgattatttattaattagttGAATGTTATTTAACTTATATGCATTATTCTAAAGATTACTGAAATCCAAATGTaattacaataaattaaattgcaaggTTGAAATTCCGGCATGTTCCCTCGAATGCGATTTTGCtagactaaaaaaaaaacgtacgTTTGAAACGGACGACTAGTACAGTTTCTGCAGATCGTTGAGCGGCTGATTCAGGAAGTCGTTGGTCCAGTTTTTGTCCGGATTATCTAGATGGTTGTCAAAGTCAACCAAATCCCGCATGGCTCCGCGcttcagcagcagcgacaCGCCTTCCAATGTATCGGACGCCTGTGAGAGCGTAAACTTGGCCTTTGACCACCTTGCTCCAGAGTCTCCGGGACAGTTGAATACCTGGATGGCGGCTCGGTCGTGCTGCAGCGTCATCAGTTTGTTGTCCACCACCACAAAGCAGGCGTTCTTGAAGTTCTCCTGGATCTTGTCAGCTATCTTGGCGGCTGGGGTCTTGTCGACCTGGTTGTCGTAGAAGTTCTCCGGTGCTGCGTAGTAGCCTGCGATTACTAATCCTTCCCGTTCGGCGTGGGCATCGATCTGAAAGTGTAAGGTAATGTATTATTATcgttattttataaaatgttttaatttaaacaatggTACAACCTTATcggcttttaaatttaattcagTCTTCACAACTTCAATGCTTTAAGACTGCTAGTTTAATTTGGGTAATAAACTTCTAACAGGGTAAAAGTGGTGTGACACTAGTTTTTGAATTTGATATGCTAATATTAAAATACCATCGTGGGGTACAAGGTACATTTTACTAAATAAAGATCGCTTGGAACATAAACCTTTCTGTTCTAAGCACAACACTGGATAACTATGCAGCCGCAATAAGTTAGAATAGTTATATATCTTTTGGATAGCGGAGTGTTTGGCCAGGGTGCGAGGATCTAGATACAAATTGAAGCCATAATAGTTCCATTATGGGGCGCACCACATTGCTGTCCGGACACAAATGCACCGAGCCCCTCGTGATGTGAGTTTAGGAAGGGCAATTGGTAATTACCAGCATGAGGGCCACCTCCGCCATGGGGGTGACATACAGGCACTGGTGGAAAAGCGGAATCGCATCCACGATTTCCACTTGGGAGCCCTTCGATGTCTTCTCGGCCAGCAAGAGTCCGTTGACCGCCTGGTGTGGATACTTGGCCGCGTGGAATATCAACTTGGCGTACGCCCGCTCCGAGACCTTGTAGTCGCACATTTTCTCAGAATATTATCTCAATTTATtcggcaaaaaataaaacatgaaTTGGAAATTCGACAGCTAGAAAGTGTGACCGCGACGCAGCTGTTCAAATATACCGCAAACGTCAAATATACAATGAAAAATACTAAAATGGATGAGCATGGAATGGATTCCACAAAAAATGTGATCAAAACTATATTTGTTAATTATGTCTTTaacattgaaaatatatttataacttaAGTTCTAGAAAATGGTTTCTAACATAGGTTGCAGTAGTCTGGTCACATCGATATGGGCGCGCAAACAATATGTGGATTCCacttcaaattaatttattactCAAACTAATATTTAATTCTAACGTGAATGATGGAAAACATAACTGAATATGTGtaacattttatttcttaacTGTCCGTCTGCGTCTCGCTCTTGCTTGGTTTTTTTCTCcggttttttatatatgtatattgtaactaaaaatatttagcagTTCAGCTGAATGTCCGGTGGCAGACCAACCCGGCCTTCCAATTGGATCCTTGAACACCATCAAACCACACCGATGGGGGAACTACGTCTGGCTTTCATTCAGTATTGCCTTGATGTCGTCGGCGTCAAGAGTCTCGTACTTGAGAAGCGCCTCCGCAAGCGCTTTGTGCTCCCTGGTGTGTTTTCGCAGGATAGCCTTCGCCCGCTCGTAGCTGTCGCTGAGGATGCGCTTGATCTCCGCGTCCACGGCTTCAATGGTGTTGGGACCAAGGGTGTCACCGGTGCCCAGACCCTTTGACGCCTCGATGGTGCGAAGACCGACCTTGTCCGACATGCCCCAGTCCCTGACCATATGCGTCGCGATCGAGGTTGCCTGCTTGAGATCACTGCTGGCTCCCGACGTAATCTTGTCCGTGCCGAAGACCAGTTCCTCAGCAGCACGACCG
The sequence above is drawn from the Drosophila melanogaster chromosome 2R genome and encodes:
- the EMC8-9 gene encoding ER membrane protein complex subunit 8/9, with amino-acid sequence MCDYKVSERAYAKLIFHAAKYPHQAVNGLLLAEKTSKGSQVEIVDAIPLFHQCLYVTPMAEVALMLIDAHAEREGLVIAGYYAAPENFYDNQVDKTPAAKIADKIQENFKNACFVVVDNKLMTLQHDRAAIQVFNCPGDSGARWSKAKFTLSQASDTLEGVSLLLKRGAMRDLVDFDNHLDNPDKNWTNDFLNQPLNDLQKLY